DNA from Sorex araneus isolate mSorAra2 chromosome 6, mSorAra2.pri, whole genome shotgun sequence:
caaataaattttttaaagtagaggGAGATTTATTTGTCTGTGTTtggataaaataaatgttattttgaaaatatttgttccAATGACACATGTAGATATCTGAATTATGAGCATCAGAATGTTCTGGGAGAATGTGTACGGATTATATGTTTAGGACCATTGGTTTAAGAATTAGTGTCATCTATTTCTCTAGATACttacacatatcactgtatcactgtcattcctttgttcatcaatttacttgagcaggcgccagtaaagtctccactgatacgtgtcgtgtgctagtgtatcccgatggcatattggggatcttattcaggatgaggggaatgaggaacattgttgttactgtttttggcatatcaaatatgctatgggaagcttgccaggttctgccgtgtgggcaggatactctgggtagcttgcagaGCTTATTATATTATTCATAGTTTTTGTTCTCATTCTCTCACAGTTTACAATGATGTTTTCCAGCAATTACACAACTAGTGGTATTGCAACAGATAAATAGCAAAGCAGAGCTTTCtaactacattaaaaattaacactggggctggagtgacagcacagtttAGACTTTTTATATACAATACAAAAATCAAATTTCTAGACAGGACCTTTTTACTTAACTTCCAGCAGAAGAATAATGGCACAGCATGTAGATTAATATCTGAGGCACAGAATATTTTACAGACATGTGAATATCAATGAAGTCCAAAACACTTGAATGTCAAGGAATAAAAAGACACTGGTTGATAATATTTGATGACAAACATTAAGAAAACAAGTTTTAGAAACTTTCAAGTTTGGAAGGATTTTTGATTATGAAAGGATCGACTAAGAAAGATCATGAAGAAAATTGTTTCACATCTAACAgaaagaataaactaaaaaagaaaataagtagtgGTTTCTTTACAAGTTAATCAGCCTATACTATGATTTAATGAGAACAAAATACTTCACAAGGAACACTGGAAACCTGGAAAATCTAATTTGCAATCTATTCTATGGAGTTAAGAATTGAACTGGAGGAACAAGCTGAACAAACTGAATGTaacttattttaagtaaaataaataagaatagagAGATGAGGCTCAATAATTGGATGAGAAATAATTTGGTGAGAAAGTATACTAAGAACTTATTTTGGAAAATCTTAAGCTTTATATGCACACATAATTACACATTGTATATAATGAATTATTTGTAGGACTATTAacaaacatttttcatttcttaagatACATATTTGAATGTCTTGATTTGTAAAAACCTTCAGAAAGATAAAGGGGGACGGTTAAGTGAGAAAAAATAACTTATTAAgatccttttaaaatttctcataaaATGCCTACATCTTAAATCTAATCTATCTTGATTCTATATTAACACTAATATTCTAAAGATGactaatttcaattaaaaatctcCAGACAGAAAAGTAGCTCTCTAATCATTGATatcattgtgtatatttatactGTATATTGGGGGAGGCaaattctgtggtgctcaggagtcacttctggttctgtgttcaaagaTCATGCCTAGGGGGATTtcaggaaacatatggggtgcagaggatcaaacacagcttggccacatgcaaggcaagcaccctagtcaCTGTATCTGGCCCCTAGCATggatatatattattaattttgacTAGCATATTTTGTACAATACCTAATTCTGcacaacatccaaagactatgaAACCAATGTCCTGGAACAAGGTTCCAGTCATctgatagactagttctccctcttggagaacctggcaagctaccaagtgtttAGTAACCACACgggggagagcttggcaagctcccagtggcgtattaatatgccaaatacagtaattatGATGGGTTTcgttcccctgactctgaataGCCTCTAATGAGAcaccattaggaaggatgagtaaataagctgctaaaatctcagggctagaataaatggagacgttactgtgcccgcttgagcaaatcgatgatcaatgggatgacagtgataaagtgatacagtgatacctaattctatgctgggaatataattgagaaatgaaggaaagaaagcattAAGGCAGGAATTTTACTGCTTTAATTCACAAACAACTTTAATTCACAAACAACTACTTATTTGTGAATAGATAAAACATGTCTGAATTAGTTTTTGTCTCACTTGAAAGTAATATGcttacaatttattttatctgATATTATTACACAAACAATAACATAAGCagcaaaatattctattttactaTGTGAAAAGTCATATTATGGAGATTGGgttataaagttttcataatAGCTACATTTGGGAAGAAGACTCCAACTATGTTCCCATACTGAGTGGTTTTCTCagttttttatttcccccaaatcCCCAATATagcagaaattctttttaaacTAACATTATCCCCTATTCTCAAGTTTCCTGTCTAGTGCTACTATCAACCCAGTGCAACTATCAACCTCAGTTTCTACGACAGTGGAGGATACGGGATACCCACTCTTTCATTTGTTTAGTCCGGGCTGCATAAATTAAGGGATTGACCATGGGTGGCACCAGGAAGTAGAGATTGTCAATAATTATCTGTATATGGGAAGCCATATGGTAGCCTAAAATCTGTGCTAGGACAGAGAAGACAACCGGAGAATAAAAGAGAGCAATGACACAAAGATGAGAGCCACATGTGCTGAGAGCTTTGCCCCTGGCCTCCCAAGAGGGTATTCGAAAGACAGCATGGAGAATCAGCCCATATGACAACATAATAAAGAACAGATCAAATCCAATAGATGCTACAATAACCATAAGACCATAGACAATATGGTCAGAGATGTCTCCACAGGCTATTTGAACCACCGCCATATAAGCACAGTAGGAATAAGAAATGACGTGGGTCTGGAAGCTTTCCAGTCTTTTTGTCAGGATGGGTGCTGGGGTCAGTATTGCTATTGCCCGTGCCAGGACAGCCAGTGCCATCTTCACAAGCATACTGTTGGCAAGGATGGTTGTGTATCGCAGAGGGTACCAGATGGCCACAAATCTGTCAAAAGCCATTGCCAGGAGGATCCCAGATTCCATGACataaaaagaaggaataaaaaacaTCTGTGTGAGGCATGCATTGTAGCTGATTTCTTTAGCATTCATCCAAAATATACCCAGAATGCGGGGCACGGTGACAGTGACCAAGGAGAGATCAATAACTGATAGCATGGCTAGTAGGAGAAACATAGGCTCATGAAGACTCTTCTCTACCCGAATGATGCATAAGATAGTGACATTTCCAATGAGTGTAATAAGAAATACCAGGAAAAACGGCAAAGAGAACCAACCATGGTAAGACTCCAGGCCAGGAATTCCAGCCAGCACAAATTCCGAAGGCTGAGGAATGGAGTTGTTGCAAGAGGACATCCCTAACCTGAACTCCTCAAGATCTGATTCCTGGGGAGAAAGAAACAGGGATATTTTGAACTATCTGTATTATTTGCACCTTAAACGCTGGGCTTTACAATActtcataatatttataaaatgtaaataatcaaGTCATGTTTTTGTCTCTTTTGGGTGAAGAGGGACATGATTACAGACTCTAGAAGATGAAAAATGTGTCaggaatatatatttaataaggaACCATAAAGCCTATAGATTAGCTTTTCCATAGATCTGCTGTTGATGGCATCTGTTTAATAATTCAATATTTACATCCCTGAAAAATTTATTCCTATGTTGTAGGTTCTGGCAGAGacctaatattttaaaacttgggggaggggcacatcaatgttcaggagttacttctggctctgaactcaggtatcactcctgacagtggtttcggaaccatatgggattccggggattgaacccaagtcagacgcatgcaaggtcTGTACTAATagctactgtactattgttccggtcCCACATCTAACATTTTCAACATTAAAGCATTGAAGATGAGGTGTGGGATAGAAACAAAAATTAGCATGTTTTAGCTCAAGAGTAGGAAGTTGGATTTCATTACTACAGGATCCTGATTTTCAGAGACTGGTCTTAGTTTTGTAGGATATTTTTCTTGGTGTTAGCTGATGTTCATTAAAATCCTAGAAAATCTATAGATTTTTTACTTGAAAGGCATTTTGGCACTCTAGGGGAAGTAAAAGATATTTTAGATGACAAAAGTGCAAGGCtgatttgtgaaaataaaaactaaattggtATTAAAGTTTAAGAACAGTTACTAAAGTATTATTAAGAAGTgagttttcagggctggagtgatagcacagcgggtagggcatttgccttgcacgcagccgacccgggttcggttcctagcatcctatatggtcccctgagcactgccaaaggtaattcctgagtgcagagccaggagtgacccctgttcatagtcgagtgtgacccaaaaagcaaaaaaaaaaaaaaaaaagaagtgagtttTCTATTGGTGTGGGGTGGGTTGACCACACTTGATGttcttagagattactcctggctcccgtactcagggatcacttttggcagtgctcagaggaccatatgaagtgctcaAAATAAAACCAGAACTGGCCACATGACGGGTATCTTAatttctgtaatatctctcttgcacacaacatatatttttattaaagctacattttaattaaagcaaatatttaatatacatagctattttagcaaattatatttgtatatattaattatttgataaaatatatggGTTTGAATTTATGTGATCAATGTTATGAGTAGAaaccaaattatttataataagttaaaaagtAGCAAATAGGAATcaacagattattattattatggtttcGAATTTCATTATTAAAGTTTAAACTCCATATTTGAAAAACATTAGTGCCATTACTATTTATAAAAGattatcacaaaaaataaaagttccaaTAAAAGCTTAAAATAAGGGGAAGAAAAATGTAACAATGTTTTCTAAGAGTGATGATATAGAAACCTcttgagttttatatttttataagattgGATTGCTTATCTCTGATAATTAatgcatttcaaatatttaagatCTCATTCAGAATCtcattatatacatacatgctgAAATAGTATTGTagtatttaaaaaacacaaattgtGCCATTcacttaaatgttttattttcaacttcATTTGGTAAGTGGCATACCTTGATTACTAGGTCTGCCAAAGATAACTTGGCACAGTGAAAATAACAAGATACTTAAAATGACATATGATTGGGATACAATACCAGTCCCGCCACTTCTTTCATGTCACTTAACTAAGTTGTTTAAAACTTTGgatcaaagagataatacagtagggagggtgtttgccttgcatagggccatTTCAGTACCCCATAAGTTTCaaacaacaccaggtgtgatccctaagcagagagccaggagtaaaccctgaaaactaccagatatggtccccaaaccaaaaaaattaattttaaaaagtcaaaccaAAACTTTGGGTCTCATGACCTCATTTAAAGTGTGGAATTAAACTTACCTTTAAATCCTGCAGCAAGGTGTCAACTCATTATTAAATCCTagcatataatatttataaaatactaaaaaaatgaaTTGTTCTTGTTTACCTTTTAAATGCTTTGGTGTTCGTAAAtacagtttatatttattttatattaagtttCAATTTACAGTGTGATATGCAAATATAATacaagctttttaaattttgtcttctgGAAAGAACTGTAACTTTGGCCAGCAATAACCTAGTCTTGCTATTATacgtaaaaaatatttttggccctagtaattttattcttaaaactttttattcagaggctagagagatagtacagtgggcaaggcaacgtgccttgtacactgccaacctgggttcaaccctggcaccacgtagaagtcccccaaacccaccaggagtcatccctgagtgcagagccaggaacaagtcctgagcactgctggttgtgacgcctaaacccaaaccaaaacaaagtaacaaacaaatttttgatttattatgctctatagagagaaaaaaatgtgtcacTGAAGACAGATATGGCTAAATAAAAGATGCTGACCAAATTTCCAGAGTTACATGTTAATTCAgtatgggaaagtaacataataAATTTAAGTAGAAAGATGATCTGTGAAACCAGTAGCTCACTGTCAGTGGCAGTTATCAGATAACAACTCAATGGTCATCTATCAGCAATACTGTCGATGAAAATTCTCCATATGGTAGTAACTTTAGGACATTAGAATATTGCTAGAGCTTCAAGCAACATATTAAAGCTTGGCTGAAAAATCAGGAACATTGTCaaacaaaactataataaaacaaattctaaataattaaacaaaattattttattcatcttgaattagttaaaaaattctaaacaatGTAAATCTTATAAGCtataatatatttgttatttcacAATAATTGCCACATGACATTCTAAAGTTTTAAAGTTCCTACTGTAGGTTTTTAAGGATCAACAACTGTGATCTTATGATAGAAGCACTGAGAATTTC
Protein-coding regions in this window:
- the LOC101558913 gene encoding olfactory receptor 52B2-like — encoded protein: MSSCNNSIPQPSEFVLAGIPGLESYHGWFSLPFFLVFLITLIGNVTILCIIRVEKSLHEPMFLLLAMLSVIDLSLVTVTVPRILGIFWMNAKEISYNACLTQMFFIPSFYVMESGILLAMAFDRFVAIWYPLRYTTILANSMLVKMALAVLARAIAILTPAPILTKRLESFQTHVISYSYCAYMAVVQIACGDISDHIVYGLMVIVASIGFDLFFIMLSYGLILHAVFRIPSWEARGKALSTCGSHLCVIALFYSPVVFSVLAQILGYHMASHIQIIIDNLYFLVPPMVNPLIYAARTKQMKEWVSRILHCRRN